A region of Panicum virgatum strain AP13 chromosome 8N, P.virgatum_v5, whole genome shotgun sequence DNA encodes the following proteins:
- the LOC120684444 gene encoding uncharacterized protein LOC120684444, with product MAAAIDDSCRRPGSVPFKWEVCPGTPKHVRSSSASAAPPPYTSASPLTKAAVSPKLTPPPAMSPSPYHSPRVSYYAARSASVSPSRRRAPHRPTAFLDIAPRVAPASSYGPGPEDEDTAAASRCFPLPVFRRRDRDGNKGSGSGRRPGASSCSSSGSSFRSDGAPWPTGLRRSASSSSSSCLSLSSRSSGKLVEAREVEAAGGWFY from the coding sequence atggcGGCGGCTATCGACGACTCGTGCCGGCGGCCAGGGTCGGTGCCGTTCAAGTGGGAGGTGTGCCCGGGGACGCCCAAGCACGTCcggagcagcagcgccagcgccgcgccgccgccctacaCCTCCGCGTCCCCGCTCACCAAGGCGGCCGTGTCGCCAAAGCTGACGCCGCCCCCGGCCATGTCGCCGTCGCCGTACCACTCCCCGCGGGTCTCCTACTACGCCGCACGCTCGGCATCGGTGTCGCCGTcccggcgccgcgcgccgcaccGCCCGACGGCCTTCCTCGACATCGCGCCCCGGGTCGCACCGGCGTCGTCGTACGGCCCCGGCCCCGAGGACgaggacacggcggcggcgagcaggtgcTTCCCGCTCCCCGTGTTCCGGAGGAGGGACCGGGACGGCAACAAAGGCAGtggctcggggcggcggcctggggcgtCGTCGTGCTCGTCGTCCGGGAGCAGCTTCAGGTCGGACGGCGCGCCGTGGCCGACGGGCCTGCGGCGGTCGGCGTCGAGCTCGTCGTCGTCTTGCCTGTCCCTGTCGTCCAGGAGCAGCGGCAAGCTGGTCGAGGCGAGGGAGGTGGAGGCTGCCGGCGGCTGGTTCTACTGA